The sequence below is a genomic window from Gemmatimonadaceae bacterium.
TCTCGGCATTCCTGCTCTCCATCCTCGGCACGTTCATCACGCGCAGCGGTGTGATCTCGAGCGTGCACGCGTTCTCGCAATCCGAAGTTGGCTATTGGTTCCTCGGCTTCCTGGTCATTGCGATTGCGGTGACGGCGTATCTCGTGTCGACGCGGTTGTCGGATCTCCGCGCCACGGCGGAGCTGGAGAGCATGGTGAGCCGCGAGGCGACGTTCCTGTTCAACAACCTGCTGTTGTGCGGCATCGCCTTTTCGATTTTATGGGGGACGCTGTTCCCGATCCTGAGCGAGGCGGTGCGCGGCACGAAGATCACTGTGGGTCCGCCGTTTTTCAATTCGGTGAACATCCCGCTCGGCCTCGGCTTGCTCGCGCTCACCGGGATCGGACCGCTGATCGCGTGGCGGCGGGCTTCCGTTAGGAACCTGCGCCGGCAGTTCACGGGCCCGGTAATCTGCGGCGTGCTCGTGGGCGTGGCGCTGCTGGCCGGCGGGATGCGCGCCTACTACTCCGTGATGTCGTATGCGTTGGGCGGATTCGTGCTCGCCACGATTCTGCAGGAATTCCAGAAGGGCACCTCGGCGCGGCACCGGATGTACGGCGAGCCGTATGTGATCGCGCTCTTCCGTCTCGTGGCGCGCAATCGCCGGCGCTACGGCGGGTACATCGTGCACATCGGCGTGGTGGTGCTGTTCGCTGCGTTCGCCGGTCTCGCGTTCAAGAAGGAATTCGACGTCACGCTGCGCGCCGGGCAAACGTTTTCCGCGGTAGACGGCTTCGGCGATCATTGGACGTTCGTGAGCCAGGGCGTGTCCGACTACGATGAGCTCAACCGGCACACGACCGCGGTGCTGCTCGAGGCGCGGCGCAACGGCAAGTTCGTGGGCATGATCAAGAGCGAGAAGCGTCAGTACATCGACAGTCAGGGCAACCCCACGTTCGAGCCGGCGACGGAAGTCGGAATTCTCGACAAGCCGCACGAGGATGTGTACACGGTGCTCGCCGGCGTGATCGGCGAGGACACGGCGGAGATGCGCATCACGTTCAACCCGCTCGTGTGGTGGGTGTGGTATGGCGGGATGATCATGGCGTTGGGCGGCTTGATCGTGATGTGGCCGCAGGCCGAACGGCGCCGGGCGCAGGCGGGGTACGTGGCCCCGTTGGCGCCGGGATTCGTGGGCGCCGAGGCAGAGGCGGTGTCCTGATGCCGACCCGGCGGCAGTTTCTCGCTTCGTTAGGCGCAGGGATCGCGACGGCATCGCTCGCCCGCGCGCTGCCGGCCCAGCAGGGCATGCAGGGCATGAACACGGGCACGGCCAACGTGCCGATGAACGAGAATGCCTATCACAAGGTGGAGCTTCCGTCGCGCGGCACCGGTCCGTCGATGACCAACGTCCAACGGGACGCGCTGGAGCATAAGATCCACTGCCAGTGCGGATGCAACCTGGACATATTCACCTGTCGCACCACCGACTTCTCGTGCCAGGTGTCGCCGCCGATGCACCGCGACGTGATGGCGCTGGTCGCCGGCGGCTATTCCGGCTCCGAGATCATCGCGGCGTTCGTGAACGTCTACGGCGAGCGGGTGCTCATGGAGCCGGAGAAACACGGCTTCAACCTGGCCGGCTGGTTCATGCCGTTCGTTGCGTTAGGCGGCGGTACCGCGCTAGTGGTCGCGCTGCTGCGGCGCTGGCGGCATCCCGCGGCCGAACCGGAGCGTGTGACCGAGCTGCCGGTGAATGCGACGTCAGACGAGCTGGCGCGCATCGAACAGCTCGTCCGGCGCGACGACGCATGATCGCGCTCGTCCTGGGGACGGTGCTCGCCCTGGCCGCCCTCGCGTTCGTGCTCGTGCCGCTCTTCGTCGCGCCGCGCGCGGGCGCCGGCGCGCCGCACGCAGTCCCGTCGCCCGCGCCGGTCGATGCCATCGCCGCCCTGCGCGAAGTCGAATTCGACCGCGAAACGGGGAAGCTCTCTGATTCCGACTACGCAGCGCTCAAAGCCGAGTACACGCGCGACGCGCTTGCCGCGCTCCGGGCGCAGGACGCGGCGCCGTCGAGTGTCAGCGACGCCGAGGTCGAAGCGATGATTCTGGCGTACCGCGCGCCGCGGAAGGCGTGCGCCACGTGCGGTCCGCGGCCGGAAGCCGATGCGATTTACTGCTCGGCGTGCGGCCGGTTCCTGCCGGGGGCGTGCGCGCGCTGCGGGGCGGAGGTCACGGAGCCCGGCGCGCGCTTCTGTCCGGCCTGCGGCGCCACGCTCGCGGCCTAACGGCCTGCGGGCTTACAGCTCCAGCCGTTCGAGGCGCCACACGGCAACCGAGAGCGGCACGAAGGTGCCCGCCAGGCACACCGCGAGCGCAAGCGAGAAGCCCACGACCATGTCCGTCGGATCGGCCACCGTGCCGAACGCTTCCTGGCTCAGATACGAGTAGACGGGCCGGGCCTCGAGCAGCACCACGGCGCCGATCAACACCGCCGACGACAACATGAACACGAGGCCGCCGAACGAGGTCGGAATTTGCGCGGCGCTCTCCGACTCGTAGCGCGGGAAGATCGCGCCTAACCCGAGCGCCAGGCCGGCGACGGCGAACGTCAGGAACGCGATCGTGAACACGGACACGGCGAAGATGAACGGGCTCACCTGGAGCAGCGCATCGGTCACGCCGACGATCAGCAGCGCCAAGCCGAGCAGGGGCAGCGTGCCGCACCAGTACTTGGACCACAGCAGCTCGCGCATCGGCAGCGGGCTCGACTTGAGCAGCCACAGCGTGCGGCCCTCCACGCTCACCGAGGGGAAGATGAACCGCGCCGCGATCGATGCGAGCACGAAGCCCGACAACCCCAGATTGAGAAACGGCACCACGTTCACGAGCAGGAAGCCGATGCCCTGTCCCCGCAGCGGCAGGAACTTCACGTTGAACACGTACACCACCACGAGCACGGCGAGCAGAATGAGCTGCGACCATTGGGTGGTGTCCCGAAAGAAGACGCGCACTTCCTTGCACACCAGCTCCCGGCGCAAAATGCCTAACGGCCTGAGCGCCAGCCGGCCGGCGCGCGGGAGCACGCCCGTGCGCGCCCACTGTTGCGCGCTCTCCTGCGCCTTCGAAAATCCGCCGGCGTAGAGCGCGCGGTGGAGCATCGCGCCGAGTACCACCGCGGCCGCCGCCGTGCTCCACAACAGATACAGCGGCAAGACGTCGAGCCGGTCCGTGAGCGCCGTCATGATCGCGCGCTGCACCCAGTCGCTGGGCAGAAAGGGCGACGTCGGTGTCCGCAAGAGCGCGATGAAATCCACCAGCGACCGCAGGCCTTCGGGCCGGGCGAGCTGCTCCGGGCGCAGGAGCCGGAACAGCACCACCAGCGCACCCACTGCGATGAGCGTCACGACGCTGAGCAGATCCTTGGTGCGGCGCGCCGGGAAGACGTTGACGAGCAGCAGCGTCACGGCTGCGCCGACCGCCGCCGGAACGATCAGGTAGGGCAGCATCGTGCCTAACGCGAGCAGGATGAAGCTCACCCCGCCGTCGTAGACGAAGCCGTAGGCGGCGAGGATCGGCACGGCCATCAGCACGACCATCCAGCTCGAATGGACGAGCGTCTCGAGCAGCTTCGCGCCGTAGAGCGTCAGCCAATCCACCGGCGCCGAGGCGAGCATGTCCAGGTCGCGCGCCAGAAAGAAGCTCGACAACGCCGTGATGATGTTTGAAATCAGCAGGATCGCGAAGAAGCTGAGGAACACCAGGCCTAACAGCTTGCCCGCCAGCAGCGCCCCGATTTCCGGCGTGTTCTTGAAGTACCGCAGCAGCCGCACCAGCACGAACATGATGCCGGCCCAGAACGCCACGCCGATGACGCCCAGCAAGAGCCACCGCCAGGCCGTGCCGCGCGCCGATGCGGTCGCGCGCTGGCGGTTCCGCACCGTGCGGAGCTTCGGCGACAGCACGTGCGCGAGCGTCGGCGACGGGATCGCCTGGCTCGCCGCGGCCTCAGGCATCCAGCACCTCGACCAGCTCGCGCGCCGCGCGCTCGCCGGTGAGCTGCAGGAAATAGCTCTCCAGATCGTGCTGGCCTAACGAGGCAGCGGTCGCCATCAGCTCGGCCACCGTGCCCGACGCCCGCACGCGTCCGCCCTGAATGATCGCGATGCGGTCGCACACATCCTCGGCGATCTCGAGGGTGTGCGTGGACATGAGGATGGTGTGTCCCCGCCGCGTGTACTCGCGAAACAGGTCTTTGAGGATGCGCGACGCCTTGGGATCGAGTCCCACCATCGGCTCGTCCACCACGATCACTTCGGGGCGGTGCAGAAACGCGCTGGCGATGATGAGCTTCTGCCGCATGCCGTGGCTGTAGCTCTCGACCAGCTCGTGCTTCCACTCCGACAGATCGAACAGCGCGAGCAGCTCATCCATGCGCCGGTCGACGGCCGCGCCATCCTGGCTGTACAACCCGGCGACGAATCGCAGGAACTC
It includes:
- a CDS encoding cytochrome c-type biogenesis CcmF C-terminal domain-containing protein; its protein translation is SAFLLSILGTFITRSGVISSVHAFSQSEVGYWFLGFLVIAIAVTAYLVSTRLSDLRATAELESMVSREATFLFNNLLLCGIAFSILWGTLFPILSEAVRGTKITVGPPFFNSVNIPLGLGLLALTGIGPLIAWRRASVRNLRRQFTGPVICGVLVGVALLAGGMRAYYSVMSYALGGFVLATILQEFQKGTSARHRMYGEPYVIALFRLVARNRRRYGGYIVHIGVVVLFAAFAGLAFKKEFDVTLRAGQTFSAVDGFGDHWTFVSQGVSDYDELNRHTTAVLLEARRNGKFVGMIKSEKRQYIDSQGNPTFEPATEVGILDKPHEDVYTVLAGVIGEDTAEMRITFNPLVWWVWYGGMIMALGGLIVMWPQAERRRAQAGYVAPLAPGFVGAEAEAVS
- a CDS encoding cytochrome c-type biogenesis protein CcmH, with translation MPTRRQFLASLGAGIATASLARALPAQQGMQGMNTGTANVPMNENAYHKVELPSRGTGPSMTNVQRDALEHKIHCQCGCNLDIFTCRTTDFSCQVSPPMHRDVMALVAGGYSGSEIIAAFVNVYGERVLMEPEKHGFNLAGWFMPFVALGGGTALVVALLRRWRHPAAEPERVTELPVNATSDELARIEQLVRRDDA
- a CDS encoding zinc ribbon domain-containing protein, producing MIALVLGTVLALAALAFVLVPLFVAPRAGAGAPHAVPSPAPVDAIAALREVEFDRETGKLSDSDYAALKAEYTRDALAALRAQDAAPSSVSDAEVEAMILAYRAPRKACATCGPRPEADAIYCSACGRFLPGACARCGAEVTEPGARFCPACGATLAA
- a CDS encoding ABC transporter ATP-binding protein yields the protein MIQLHGLTKRYGAFTAVDALDLEVPAGELFGFLGPNGAGKTTTLRMIAGILRPTSGTVRIGGIDITANPTAAKAKLGYIPDRPFIYEKLSGAEFLRFVAGLYSQDGAAVDRRMDELLALFDLSEWKHELVESYSHGMRQKLIIASAFLHRPEVIVVDEPMVGLDPKASRILKDLFREYTRRGHTILMSTHTLEIAEDVCDRIAIIQGGRVRASGTVAELMATAASLGQHDLESYFLQLTGERAARELVEVLDA